Proteins encoded in a region of the Helicobacteraceae bacterium genome:
- a CDS encoding heavy metal translocating P-type ATPase, with translation MSLIASEGKGAIKRAALSLILTPFLPKPLKFAVTLAASFGAIKRGVKAIPKEGISGETMEAAAIVISLLRGNYVSANTTNLLIAISQAVENAIVRRSDDLLLSLSAPSSGLVWVKRGGEEIRINADDARIGDIVVAYAGDTIEADGVVLSGTAAINEAAMTGESLAVKKERGSRVLSGSIVEEGRVEIYAEAVGSARATARIARVVADSLRSRSQSQYRANRLADRLIPFSLGLTGATYLLTRDINRVEALLQTDYSCALRLTVPVAFKAAMYRAGKAGLLTKSAEALEKLASATTFIFDKTGTITNGELEVVEILSLNESWSKERILALAASIEEHYFHPIAQAIVEAARKDRSIRHFQHTAVEFIAAHGVFAFVEGKKVAIGSRHYLEEDEQIDFSSFKERDARGQKSNLTPLYIGFDGALLGVVWLKDELRKESKEALLALRKLGVTKCVMLTGDSKAKALALAKELGFDDCRYELQPDEKAAIAKELRASGDICAFVGDGINDAPALLAADVGIAMQKGADIAKVSADITLLKDDIYLLAEAKSIADQTISRVNTGSRSMIAVNTLILLLAAFGALAPTTTGFLHNGSTIVTLALSALKGFKSPTAPKNRTNLVRSKTKPRSLRRR, from the coding sequence ATGAGCCTTATCGCGAGCGAGGGCAAAGGCGCGATTAAACGCGCCGCCCTCTCGCTTATCCTTACCCCCTTTTTGCCAAAACCGCTTAAATTCGCGGTAACGTTAGCGGCTTCGTTTGGAGCGATCAAGCGCGGCGTAAAGGCGATCCCGAAAGAGGGGATTTCGGGCGAAACTATGGAGGCGGCGGCGATTGTTATCTCGCTCTTGCGCGGCAACTACGTTTCGGCGAATACGACCAATCTGCTTATAGCGATCTCGCAGGCGGTAGAGAACGCGATCGTGCGCCGCAGCGACGATCTGCTGCTGTCGCTTAGCGCCCCTTCGAGCGGGCTTGTCTGGGTTAAACGCGGCGGCGAGGAGATCAGAATAAACGCCGACGACGCGCGAATCGGCGATATTGTCGTAGCCTACGCGGGCGATACGATCGAGGCGGACGGGGTAGTTTTGAGCGGAACGGCGGCGATAAACGAGGCGGCTATGACGGGCGAGTCGCTCGCCGTAAAAAAAGAGCGCGGATCGCGGGTGTTAAGCGGTTCGATCGTGGAGGAGGGGCGCGTGGAGATATACGCCGAAGCCGTCGGAAGCGCCCGCGCGACGGCGAGAATAGCCCGCGTCGTCGCCGATTCGCTACGCTCGCGCTCGCAGTCGCAATATCGCGCCAACAGGCTCGCCGATCGGCTTATCCCTTTTTCGCTTGGACTAACGGGCGCGACCTATCTGCTTACGCGCGATATTAACCGCGTCGAGGCGCTGTTGCAAACCGACTACTCGTGCGCTTTGCGCCTAACCGTCCCCGTTGCGTTCAAAGCGGCGATGTATCGCGCGGGCAAAGCGGGGCTGCTTACCAAATCCGCCGAGGCGCTTGAGAAATTAGCGAGCGCGACGACCTTTATATTTGACAAGACAGGCACGATCACAAACGGCGAGTTAGAGGTCGTGGAGATTTTGTCGCTAAACGAGTCGTGGAGCAAAGAGCGGATACTCGCGCTCGCCGCGTCGATCGAGGAGCATTATTTTCACCCGATCGCGCAGGCGATTGTCGAGGCGGCTAGAAAAGATCGCAGCATTCGGCACTTTCAGCACACCGCCGTCGAGTTTATCGCGGCGCACGGCGTTTTCGCGTTTGTGGAGGGCAAAAAGGTGGCGATCGGCTCTAGGCACTATCTTGAGGAGGACGAACAGATCGATTTTTCCTCGTTCAAGGAGCGCGACGCAAGGGGGCAAAAATCCAATCTCACGCCGTTATATATCGGTTTTGACGGGGCGTTGCTAGGCGTGGTTTGGCTTAAAGACGAGCTGAGAAAAGAGAGCAAAGAGGCGCTTTTAGCGTTAAGAAAGCTAGGCGTAACAAAGTGCGTAATGCTTACGGGCGACTCCAAAGCCAAGGCGCTGGCGCTCGCCAAAGAGCTAGGTTTCGACGATTGCCGCTACGAGCTGCAACCCGACGAAAAAGCCGCGATCGCCAAAGAGTTGCGCGCGAGCGGCGATATATGCGCCTTTGTGGGCGACGGAATCAACGACGCTCCCGCGCTGTTAGCCGCCGACGTGGGCATAGCGATGCAAAAGGGCGCGGACATCGCTAAAGTCAGCGCGGATATTACGCTACTCAAAGACGATATATATCTGCTCGCGGAGGCTAAATCGATCGCGGATCAGACGATTTCGCGCGTTAATACGGGATCGCGCTCTATGATCGCGGTAAATACGCTTATACTTCTTCTTGCCGCGTTTGGAGCGTTAGCGCCGACTACAACAGGCTTTTTACATAACGGCTCCACAATTGTTACGCTTGCTCTTTCGGCGCTCAAGGGCTTTAAGTCGCCTACCGCGCCAAAAAACCGAACGAATCTAGTCCGTTCAAAAACAAAACCGCGCTCCCTTCGCCGCCGGTAG
- a CDS encoding Type 1 glutamine amidotransferase-like domain-containing protein, with product MQELKHSGADKLIIEHIKKGKIYISTSAGSIIVSKNIEYIKYMDSPAAAPDLDNDFSALGIIDFYIVPHCSNFPFKKSAEKIIAEYSKKLDLRPIHNKQAIIVEDAQAETLEIKSKSKK from the coding sequence TTGCAAGAGCTAAAACATTCCGGCGCCGATAAACTTATTATTGAACACATAAAAAAAGGAAAAATTTATATATCGACGTCGGCTGGTTCGATAATTGTTTCAAAAAACATAGAATATATTAAGTATATGGATAGCCCCGCCGCCGCCCCAGATTTAGACAATGATTTTTCGGCTCTTGGGATTATCGACTTTTATATTGTTCCGCATTGCTCAAATTTTCCGTTTAAGAAATCCGCCGAGAAAATAATTGCGGAATATTCAAAAAAACTTGATTTGCGCCCGATACATAATAAGCAGGCTATTATTGTAGAAGACGCTCAAGCGGAAACGCTCGAAATAAAAAGCAAAAGCAAAAAATAA
- a CDS encoding DUF2269 family protein has product MKKLSNTGYKIVKSIHILSSSVWIGASLVGTFLLTVVLDKNNLREILSAIHYIDLLIIIPANCVTLITGIMFSKFTEWGFFKHRWIILKYVINIVPILFGGVLFAPSIIKMLSIVDKFAEAAALDSDFIMAKNIFTGSFVVMLLMLAGAVLLTNFKPKLIKNK; this is encoded by the coding sequence GTGAAAAAACTTTCAAACACAGGATATAAGATCGTCAAATCAATTCATATTTTATCATCGTCTGTTTGGATTGGCGCCAGTTTGGTAGGAACGTTTTTATTAACGGTCGTTTTAGACAAAAATAATTTAAGAGAAATACTATCGGCAATTCATTATATCGACCTGTTAATAATTATTCCGGCAAATTGCGTTACGCTTATTACCGGTATAATGTTTTCCAAGTTTACCGAATGGGGATTTTTTAAACATAGATGGATTATATTAAAATACGTTATAAATATAGTTCCAATATTATTTGGAGGCGTTTTGTTTGCCCCGTCAATAATAAAGATGTTGTCTATTGTGGATAAATTCGCGGAAGCGGCGGCGTTGGATTCTGATTTTATAATGGCAAAAAATATATTTACTGGATCATTTGTCGTTATGCTTCTAATGTTAGCGGGCGCCGTTTTATTGACAAACTTTAAACCAAAACTGATAAAGAATAAATAA
- a CDS encoding TIGR04076 family protein: protein MNKCRITVLKRHFDEELAEEYGAKGIGKCPMLKEGQVFYADYAKPEGFCDEAWKAIYQYVFALAHGSGVFYYNDWIEKPGVAICSCNDGLRPVIFKIEKTDEKSSIDYTPNKERYKIIENKE, encoded by the coding sequence TTGAACAAGTGCAGAATTACGGTTTTGAAAAGACATTTTGATGAAGAGCTCGCGGAAGAATACGGCGCCAAAGGCATAGGCAAGTGTCCAATGCTGAAAGAAGGGCAGGTTTTTTATGCGGATTACGCAAAACCGGAAGGATTTTGCGACGAGGCGTGGAAAGCGATTTATCAATATGTTTTTGCGTTGGCGCATGGAAGCGGCGTTTTCTATTATAATGATTGGATTGAGAAACCCGGCGTGGCGATATGTAGTTGTAACGACGGATTACGACCCGTCATTTTTAAGATTGAAAAAACCGATGAAAAATCAAGTATAGACTATACGCCAAATAAGGAGCGGTATAAAATTATTGAAAATAAAGAATAA
- the galU gene encoding UTP--glucose-1-phosphate uridylyltransferase GalU — MIGKCLFPAAGYGTRFLPATKVMPKEMLPICTKPLIQYGVEEAMEAGIHTMAIVTGRGKRTLEDHFDISYELEHQIRGTAKEKHLADIRDIIDNCRFIYTRQREMKGLGHAVLTGRHLIGDEPFAVVLADDLCISEGEGVLKQMTRLYKQERCVIIAITEVSRSETSAYGIVSGEWIGEGLLRVREMVEKPAPEKAPSNLAVIGRYILTPRVFEILQDQPAGASGEIQLTDAINSIAKESKVLAYRFKGTRYDCGGLDGFVAATNAIYEQTKGSCLANHKNRLV; from the coding sequence GTGATCGGCAAATGCCTATTTCCAGCGGCGGGCTACGGCACGCGATTTTTGCCCGCGACAAAAGTAATGCCCAAAGAGATGTTGCCCATCTGCACAAAACCGCTAATCCAATACGGCGTGGAAGAGGCGATGGAGGCGGGCATTCACACCATGGCGATCGTAACGGGACGCGGCAAACGAACGCTAGAGGATCACTTCGATATTAGCTACGAACTAGAACACCAGATTCGCGGCACCGCAAAAGAGAAACATCTTGCCGACATACGCGACATTATCGACAACTGCCGTTTTATATACACTCGTCAGCGCGAGATGAAAGGTCTAGGACACGCGGTATTAACAGGGCGACACCTGATAGGCGACGAGCCGTTTGCCGTTGTGCTTGCCGACGATCTGTGCATAAGCGAGGGCGAGGGCGTATTGAAACAGATGACGCGGTTATATAAACAAGAGCGTTGCGTTATCATCGCCATTACAGAGGTATCGCGTAGCGAAACAAGCGCCTATGGGATCGTATCGGGCGAATGGATCGGCGAGGGACTGCTTCGCGTGCGCGAGATGGTTGAAAAACCAGCGCCAGAAAAAGCGCCGTCCAATCTTGCCGTGATCGGACGCTATATTTTAACGCCGCGCGTTTTTGAAATTTTACAAGATCAGCCGGCGGGAGCGAGCGGAGAGATACAGCTAACCGACGCGATCAACTCGATTGCGAAAGAGAGTAAAGTGTTGGCTTATCGCTTCAAAGGGACGCGTTACGACTGCGGCGGTTTGGACGGCTTCGTCGCCGCCACAAACGCGATCTATGAACAAACCAAAGGGTCTTGTTTGGCAAATCATAAAAACAGATTGGTATAG
- the rlmN gene encoding 23S rRNA (adenine(2503)-C(2))-methyltransferase RlmN, translated as MKEFFYDYSIDELSAIVSPSYRAKQIFQWIYQRYARDFNDISTLPKSLRAELADRFALDEVSIAAKQSAADGSKKYLFRLTDAHTIEAVLLLMRDAQFDEDDNLTRQAQYTICISTQVGCKIGCAFCMTAKGGFVRNLSAGEIVAQVLLIKRDRQMPPEKGLNIVFMGMGEPLDNLDNVAKAIAIFAQECGLNISPRRQTLSTSGISPKIAALGKMKLGVLLAISLHAVDNETRQKLMPINKAYNIESIIAAVKGFPIDLRKRVMFEYLMIKGVNDSIECAKKLLKLLSGLRAKVNLIAFNPHEAAVFERPDQETVERFQRFLLDRGLLCVVRKSRGIDIDAACGQLRERVSK; from the coding sequence ATGAAGGAGTTTTTTTATGATTATTCCATTGACGAATTAAGCGCTATCGTTAGCCCCTCGTATCGCGCGAAACAGATTTTTCAATGGATTTACCAGCGTTACGCGCGCGATTTCAACGATATTTCTACGCTACCCAAAAGTTTGCGCGCCGAACTTGCCGATCGTTTTGCGCTTGACGAGGTTTCGATCGCCGCCAAGCAGTCTGCCGCCGACGGTAGCAAAAAGTATCTTTTTCGTTTGACGGACGCTCATACGATCGAGGCGGTTTTGTTGTTGATGCGAGACGCGCAATTTGACGAGGACGACAACCTTACGCGCCAAGCGCAATATACGATCTGCATATCAACGCAAGTTGGCTGTAAGATTGGCTGCGCGTTTTGTATGACCGCTAAGGGCGGGTTTGTCCGCAATTTGAGCGCGGGCGAGATTGTCGCGCAGGTTTTGCTGATCAAGCGCGATCGCCAAATGCCGCCCGAAAAGGGATTAAATATTGTTTTTATGGGTATGGGTGAGCCGCTGGATAATCTTGATAACGTCGCCAAAGCTATCGCGATCTTTGCGCAAGAATGCGGGTTGAATATATCGCCGCGCAGACAGACGCTTTCCACAAGCGGTATTTCGCCGAAGATCGCCGCGCTTGGCAAGATGAAGCTCGGCGTTCTGCTCGCCATATCGCTCCACGCGGTCGATAACGAGACGCGCCAAAAACTTATGCCAATCAACAAGGCGTATAATATTGAATCCATCATTGCGGCGGTAAAAGGTTTTCCGATTGATTTGCGAAAGCGAGTTATGTTTGAGTATCTGATGATAAAAGGCGTTAATGATTCCATCGAGTGCGCCAAAAAGTTGCTTAAACTTTTGAGCGGGCTGCGCGCCAAAGTTAATTTAATCGCATTTAATCCGCACGAAGCGGCGGTTTTTGAGCGCCCCGATCAGGAAACCGTCGAACGCTTTCAACGTTTTCTGTTAGATCGCGGCTTGCTGTGCGTGGTTAGAAAGTCGCGCGGGATAGATATAGACGCGGCTTGCGGGCAGCTAAGAGAACGTGTGTCAAAATGA
- a CDS encoding purine-nucleoside phosphorylase, whose protein sequence is MIVCAGKSERFDFAMPIGVGLINAAINLTQLCLMQRPKYLLFIGTAGSYEDYDFLDIVTSQGGANIELSLLQRQSYTPIDNVLLSVGDLVAHETIVNSSNYITTDDKLAKQMKERGIGLENMEFFSVISVAQEFGISAGGVFCVTNRACSDAHVQYNARHKEALDKLDSYAKKELLPSLK, encoded by the coding sequence ATGATTGTGTGCGCGGGAAAGAGCGAAAGGTTTGATTTTGCTATGCCGATCGGGGTGGGGCTGATCAACGCGGCGATCAACCTAACGCAACTGTGTCTAATGCAAAGACCGAAATATCTGCTTTTTATTGGCACGGCGGGCAGTTACGAAGATTATGATTTCTTGGATATTGTAACCTCGCAAGGCGGCGCGAATATCGAGCTTAGTTTATTGCAACGCCAAAGCTACACGCCAATCGATAACGTGCTTTTAAGCGTCGGCGATCTGGTCGCTCACGAAACGATTGTGAATTCTAGCAACTATATTACCACCGATGACAAGCTCGCGAAGCAGATGAAAGAACGGGGTATCGGGCTAGAAAATATGGAGTTTTTTTCTGTTATCTCCGTTGCGCAGGAGTTTGGAATAAGCGCGGGCGGCGTTTTTTGCGTAACCAACCGCGCTTGTAGCGACGCCCATGTTCAGTATAACGCGCGCCATAAAGAGGCGCTCGATAAGCTGGATAGTTACGCCAAGAAAGAGCTTCTGCCTAGTTTAAAATGA
- the hisF gene encoding imidazole glycerol phosphate synthase subunit HisF: MGVNPLAKRVIPCLDIKDGRVVKGVNFIGLSDAGDPIEVARRYNDEGADELCFLDITASHEARGLIVEVLREVAKEVFIPLTVGGGINALEDIYALLNVGCDKASLNSGAVKNPRFIDEAAKRFGSSTIVAAIDAKKIGDRYNVFIHGGRIDTELDAIEWAKEVCDRGAGEILLTSMDTDGVKNGYDLEITRAVCEAVSIPVIASGGAGEMAHIKGAFDAGADAALAASIFHYQEIAIGDLKRYLYQNDVEVRV, from the coding sequence ATGGGCGTAAATCCTCTTGCGAAACGCGTTATTCCATGTTTGGATATTAAAGACGGCAGAGTAGTGAAGGGCGTAAATTTCATAGGATTGTCAGACGCGGGCGATCCGATCGAGGTTGCGCGCCGCTATAACGACGAGGGCGCGGACGAGCTATGCTTTTTAGACATCACGGCAAGCCACGAGGCGCGAGGGCTGATCGTCGAGGTGTTGCGCGAGGTAGCTAAAGAGGTATTTATCCCGCTTACGGTCGGCGGCGGCATTAACGCGCTCGAAGATATTTACGCGCTACTTAACGTCGGCTGCGACAAGGCGAGCCTCAATTCCGGCGCGGTGAAAAATCCGCGTTTTATTGACGAGGCGGCGAAGCGTTTTGGCTCTTCGACGATCGTCGCGGCGATCGACGCGAAGAAAATAGGCGATCGCTATAACGTTTTTATTCATGGCGGGCGGATCGATACCGAACTAGACGCGATCGAGTGGGCAAAAGAGGTTTGCGATCGCGGGGCGGGCGAGATTTTGCTTACTAGCATGGATACCGACGGCGTTAAAAACGGCTACGATCTTGAGATCACGAGGGCGGTTTGCGAGGCGGTTTCGATCCCAGTGATCGCAAGCGGCGGCGCGGGTGAAATGGCGCATATTAAAGGCGCGTTCGATGCTGGAGCGGACGCGGCGCTTGCCGCTTCGATCTTTCACTATCAAGAGATCGCGATAGGCGATCTGAAGCGATATTTATATCAAAACGACGTGGAGGTAAGAGTATGA
- the rsmA gene encoding 16S rRNA (adenine(1518)-N(6)/adenine(1519)-N(6))-dimethyltransferase RsmA: MFKAKKRFGQNFLTDRLIVQKIIEATPDYPTRIVEIGPGLGDLTEAILAKRALTAIEIDANLVGVLRKRFASAVAQGRLTLYCADALEAWKNGLANEPYAIVANLPYYVATEIILKALRDPLCKTIVVMTQLEVAQKFCALGAANSLSLLVQSIGSAEMLFKVPKEAFNPAPKVESAVIKIVKTEERYDEGFSRFLKRAFKTPRKRLANALNAPITTLEELGIGANARAHELSLEQFKRLYKGLKDE, from the coding sequence GTGTTTAAAGCCAAAAAACGCTTCGGTCAGAATTTTTTGACCGATCGTTTGATAGTCCAAAAAATCATTGAAGCGACGCCCGATTATCCGACGCGGATAGTTGAGATCGGACCTGGCTTGGGTGATTTAACCGAAGCGATTTTAGCTAAAAGAGCGCTGACGGCGATTGAGATCGACGCCAATTTGGTAGGCGTTTTGAGAAAACGGTTCGCGTCGGCGGTTGCGCAAGGCAGATTGACGCTTTACTGCGCGGACGCGCTGGAGGCGTGGAAAAATGGTTTGGCAAACGAACCATACGCAATTGTAGCCAATCTGCCGTACTATGTGGCGACGGAAATCATCTTAAAGGCTTTGCGCGATCCGCTCTGCAAAACGATAGTCGTTATGACGCAGTTGGAAGTGGCGCAAAAGTTTTGCGCTCTAGGCGCCGCCAATTCGTTGAGCCTTCTCGTTCAATCGATCGGAAGCGCCGAAATGTTATTTAAGGTTCCTAAAGAGGCGTTTAACCCCGCCCCAAAGGTGGAATCGGCGGTTATAAAAATTGTCAAAACAGAGGAGCGTTACGACGAGGGTTTTAGCCGCTTCTTAAAAAGAGCGTTTAAAACGCCGCGAAAGCGGCTCGCAAACGCTCTAAACGCGCCGATAACGACGCTTGAGGAGCTTGGAATTGGCGCGAACGCAAGAGCGCACGAGCTAAGTTTGGAACAGTTCAAAAGATTATACAAAGGATTAAAAGATGAATAA
- a CDS encoding ribonuclease J yields MNNENDPSPAGEDPNANATKERRVKWRKYAEKNRKPNGAERRAKRAGEPINDRVGEASANVENRGEGKNAAFVRKAPKFMSGAPKASDPTSGGVDENGEGWFGRMRDALEANRAGQNERLNSYTKFGDPNKSARFVSLGGLDQIGGNIAVFETEDSAIVVDAGMSFPTPDMHGVDILTPDFSYLHAIKDKIKGIVITHAHEDHIGAAPYLFKELQVPLYGTPLPLAMIGSKFDEHKIVAHKSYFRFVEKRKPVKIGDFEVEWIHMTHSVIDACSLAITTEAGTIIHTGDFKLDNSPIDGYPPDYHRLAYYGERGVLALFSDSTNSFNAGMTKSESIVGKTFDELFSKAKGRVIMSTFSSNSHRIAQAIDSAKKYGRKVAVIGRSMEKNLNIAMELEYVKIDQRVFIDAHEVAKLPDNEILVITTGSQGESQAALFRMSVNEHRHVHIKPSDTIVISAKAIPGNETSISTVVNQIAKTGASIAYQEFSEIHVSGHAAQEEQKMMLRLVKPRYFIPVHGEYQHLLKHKETAITCGVSERNISVLEDGEQIDISHRGVRKTRSVRSGKTFIDNQSNREVESEVVFDRQNLAKEGIIMLIAQLDKQEHKLASRPKVTSFGLVAQKREHKFNKEIETLIDSFVAGLKPEEYSNPRLIENNLRQAIKKMVFRALKKYPIIVPNIFVQ; encoded by the coding sequence ATGAATAACGAAAACGATCCGTCGCCCGCAGGCGAAGATCCAAACGCGAACGCGACAAAAGAACGGCGCGTCAAATGGCGAAAATACGCCGAGAAAAATCGCAAACCGAACGGCGCCGAACGGCGCGCAAAACGCGCGGGAGAGCCGATCAACGATCGCGTCGGCGAGGCAAGCGCAAACGTCGAAAATCGCGGGGAGGGCAAAAACGCGGCGTTTGTCCGAAAAGCGCCCAAGTTTATGAGCGGCGCGCCAAAGGCAAGCGATCCGACCTCCGGCGGCGTAGATGAAAACGGCGAGGGGTGGTTTGGGCGAATGCGCGACGCTCTTGAAGCCAATAGGGCAGGGCAAAACGAACGGCTTAACTCCTATACAAAGTTCGGCGATCCCAATAAATCGGCGCGTTTTGTCTCGCTAGGCGGACTAGATCAGATCGGCGGCAATATAGCCGTTTTTGAGACGGAGGATAGCGCGATCGTAGTAGATGCGGGCATGAGTTTTCCAACGCCGGACATGCATGGCGTGGATATTCTAACGCCCGATTTTAGCTACCTGCACGCCATAAAAGATAAGATCAAAGGGATTGTAATTACGCACGCGCACGAAGATCACATCGGCGCCGCGCCATATCTGTTTAAAGAGCTGCAAGTTCCGCTATACGGCACGCCGTTGCCGCTCGCGATGATTGGCAGTAAGTTCGACGAGCATAAGATAGTCGCGCACAAGAGCTATTTTCGCTTTGTGGAGAAGCGCAAACCCGTCAAAATCGGCGATTTTGAGGTGGAGTGGATACATATGACCCACTCGGTAATCGACGCTTGTTCGCTGGCTATCACGACCGAGGCGGGAACAATTATCCACACCGGAGACTTTAAATTGGACAACAGCCCGATCGACGGCTATCCGCCCGATTATCACAGGTTGGCTTACTATGGCGAGCGCGGCGTTTTAGCGCTCTTTAGCGACAGCACTAACAGCTTCAACGCGGGAATGACGAAAAGCGAATCAATCGTAGGCAAAACCTTCGACGAACTTTTTTCCAAAGCGAAAGGGCGCGTAATAATGAGCACCTTTAGCTCCAACTCGCACCGTATCGCCCAGGCGATCGACAGCGCTAAAAAATATGGGCGCAAAGTGGCGGTGATTGGGCGATCGATGGAAAAAAACCTTAATATCGCCATGGAGCTAGAATACGTGAAAATCGATCAGAGGGTTTTTATCGACGCGCACGAGGTAGCCAAGCTACCCGACAATGAGATTTTGGTGATAACTACGGGCAGTCAGGGCGAAAGTCAGGCGGCGCTGTTTAGAATGAGCGTCAACGAACATCGCCACGTGCATATCAAGCCCTCCGACACGATCGTAATCAGCGCGAAAGCAATTCCCGGCAACGAAACGAGCATATCAACCGTGGTCAATCAGATCGCAAAAACGGGCGCGTCAATCGCCTATCAGGAGTTCAGCGAAATTCACGTAAGCGGACACGCCGCGCAGGAGGAGCAGAAAATGATGCTCCGTTTAGTCAAGCCGCGCTATTTTATCCCCGTCCACGGCGAGTATCAGCATCTTTTGAAGCATAAAGAAACGGCGATAACATGCGGCGTATCAGAGCGCAATATCAGCGTGCTGGAGGACGGCGAGCAGATAGATATCTCGCATAGAGGCGTGCGTAAAACGCGCAGCGTGCGAAGCGGCAAAACCTTTATAGACAATCAGAGCAATCGCGAAGTAGAGAGCGAGGTGGTATTTGACCGACAAAACCTCGCCAAAGAAGGGATTATTATGCTTATAGCGCAACTTGATAAGCAAGAACATAAGTTAGCCTCGCGCCCTAAAGTAACAAGTTTCGGGCTGGTGGCGCAAAAGCGCGAGCATAAGTTTAATAAGGAGATCGAAACGTTAATAGACAGTTTTGTCGCGGGGTTAAAACCCGAAGAGTATAGCAATCCACGCTTGATTGAGAACAATCTTCGTCAGGCGATCAAAAAAATGGTTTTTCGCGCTCTGAAAAAGTATCCGATTATTGTGCCAAACATCTTTGTGCAATAG
- a CDS encoding ketoacyl-ACP synthase III has protein sequence MLSIGAYSPEKRLTNADLEKMVDTTDEWIVKRTGIKERRIAADDQAASDLGVLAARQAIARANLAIGDIDMIIAATLSGDFLFMPSTAAVIAGKLGAISTPAFDTLAACSGFIYALATAKAYVESGMASNVLIVGAEASSRFMDYSDRSVCVLFGDGAGAAVIGATDDPLKAIVDIKISSDGAQWDNLYIDGGSKNPIRDDKPHKPFMRMKGNETFKLAVRALSNDVIEILARNNLKPSQIAHFIPHQANLRIIKAVGEAIGLREDQVVLTVDRYGNTSAASIPMAINELFEAGRLKTGDLTLLDAFGGGLTWGSALVRFGG, from the coding sequence ATGCTCTCGATCGGCGCGTATTCGCCCGAAAAACGGCTAACCAACGCCGATCTAGAGAAGATGGTCGATACCACCGACGAGTGGATAGTGAAGCGCACGGGCATCAAGGAGCGGCGCATAGCCGCCGACGATCAAGCCGCCAGCGACCTCGGCGTTTTGGCGGCGCGGCAGGCGATAGCGCGCGCGAACCTTGCGATCGGCGATATAGATATGATTATCGCCGCCACGCTTTCGGGCGATTTTCTATTTATGCCCTCTACGGCGGCGGTGATCGCGGGCAAACTCGGCGCGATCAGCACCCCCGCGTTTGATACGCTCGCGGCGTGTAGCGGCTTTATCTACGCGCTTGCCACCGCCAAAGCCTACGTGGAGTCCGGCATGGCAAGCAACGTGCTGATCGTCGGCGCGGAAGCCTCCAGCCGTTTTATGGACTACTCCGATCGCTCCGTGTGCGTGTTGTTTGGCGACGGCGCGGGCGCGGCGGTGATCGGCGCGACGGACGATCCGCTAAAGGCGATCGTCGATATTAAAATTTCTAGCGACGGCGCGCAGTGGGATAATCTCTACATCGACGGCGGCAGCAAAAATCCGATCCGCGACGACAAGCCGCACAAGCCGTTTATGCGTATGAAGGGCAACGAAACTTTTAAGTTGGCGGTGCGCGCTCTCTCAAACGACGTGATAGAGATTTTGGCTCGCAACAACCTCAAGCCTTCGCAGATAGCGCACTTTATCCCCCACCAAGCCAATTTGCGAATTATCAAAGCCGTGGGAGAGGCGATCGGTTTAAGAGAGGATCAGGTGGTTTTGACCGTCGATCGCTACGGCAACACCAGCGCCGCGTCGATTCCAATGGCGATCAACGAACTGTTTGAGGCGGGACGATTAAAAACGGGCGATCTAACCCTGCTTGACGCTTTTGGCGGCGGGCTGACTTGGGGTAGCGCGCTCGTTCGTTTTGGCGGCTAA